One stretch of Thalassovita sp. DNA includes these proteins:
- a CDS encoding AMP-binding protein, whose amino-acid sequence MFDLIPDMAAKRAELTPDALAFEDTTTGLSWSFAKFNAAADAVAAGLTARGLVEGDRVAILCQNRAEFFVALFACQKTGLILCPLNWRLPAPELTEVVTDVGISLFLADAAFTDVAQAVASATETPLLSIEQDLTGWIAAGGPTLSAAIPAERPWYLLFTSGTTGMPKAVIQTARMAWANAVNIGQAIDIAATDRAACFLPLFHTAGINLYTLPIFLTGGLSTILAKFEPDEVQALLASGRINQFFGVPAIYQALSLMETVDDIDWHSIKCGCGGAPLPEPLIHFFAEKGAYVLNGMGMTESGPTVFLMDPGHAADKIGSVGKPQSLAEVRLAGVDDGAEGAGELQLRGPGITPGYFQNPEATDKTFTKDGWLATGDVARRDADGYYYIVDRIKDMFISGGENVYPAEVERVLNSHPAILETAVIGVPDAKWGEVGAAFVLLRPGATLQAETLRPWARERLAGYKVPAHVRIVKDFPRTAAGKVCKPDLRQEFEDA is encoded by the coding sequence ATGTTTGATCTGATACCTGACATGGCCGCAAAACGGGCCGAGTTGACGCCAGATGCACTGGCTTTTGAGGACACTACAACCGGCCTCAGCTGGAGTTTTGCCAAGTTCAATGCGGCTGCAGATGCGGTCGCCGCTGGCCTGACCGCACGGGGGCTGGTCGAAGGTGATCGGGTGGCGATCCTGTGCCAGAACCGGGCTGAATTTTTCGTAGCACTCTTTGCCTGCCAGAAGACCGGCCTGATCCTCTGCCCGTTGAACTGGCGTCTGCCCGCGCCTGAGCTGACCGAGGTTGTGACCGATGTCGGGATCTCGCTGTTCCTGGCCGATGCTGCCTTCACAGATGTGGCGCAGGCTGTGGCCTCGGCTACCGAAACTCCGCTCCTGTCCATCGAACAGGATCTGACCGGCTGGATCGCAGCAGGCGGGCCGACCCTCAGCGCCGCAATCCCGGCGGAGCGGCCCTGGTATCTGCTGTTCACCTCCGGCACAACGGGAATGCCAAAGGCGGTGATCCAGACGGCGCGGATGGCTTGGGCCAATGCGGTCAACATCGGTCAGGCGATCGATATTGCCGCCACCGACCGGGCGGCGTGTTTCCTGCCGCTGTTTCATACCGCTGGTATCAACCTTTACACCTTGCCGATCTTCCTGACCGGGGGGCTTTCGACCATTCTGGCCAAGTTTGAACCCGATGAGGTGCAGGCATTGCTGGCCTCAGGACGGATCAACCAGTTCTTCGGTGTGCCCGCGATCTATCAGGCGCTTTCGCTGATGGAGACTGTGGATGACATTGACTGGCACTCGATCAAATGTGGCTGCGGTGGCGCGCCACTGCCCGAACCACTGATCCACTTTTTTGCTGAAAAAGGTGCTTATGTGCTGAACGGCATGGGCATGACAGAAAGTGGCCCCACAGTCTTCCTGATGGATCCGGGACATGCGGCGGATAAGATCGGATCGGTCGGCAAACCCCAAAGCCTGGCCGAGGTGCGACTGGCCGGTGTCGACGACGGCGCTGAAGGGGCGGGGGAGTTGCAGCTGCGCGGTCCCGGTATCACCCCCGGCTATTTCCAGAACCCAGAGGCAACCGACAAGACCTTTACCAAGGATGGCTGGCTGGCCACCGGTGATGTCGCGCGGCGGGATGCGGATGGGTACTATTACATCGTTGACCGGATCAAAGACATGTTCATCTCGGGTGGTGAAAACGTCTACCCGGCGGAGGTGGAGCGGGTGTTGAACAGCCACCCGGCCATTTTGGAAACCGCAGTGATCGGCGTGCCCGATGCCAAATGGGGTGAGGTCGGCGCGGCCTTTGTGCTGCTGCGCCCCGGCGCCACACTGCAGGCTGAGACCCTGCGCCCCTGGGCCCGTGAACGCTTGGCCGGATATAAGGTGCCGGCCCATGTGCGGATCGTCAAAGACTTCCCGCGCACAGCGGCGGGCAAGGTCTGCAAACCCGATCTGAGACAGGAGTTTGAGGATGCTTGA
- a CDS encoding MaoC family dehydratase: protein MLDLQEVWVPSQAEFDAFAAVSGDDNAIHVDPDFCAATTFGRTVSHGMLIYSKLWGMLKRHDASLRQVSQSMMFPNPAFTGEALDLRIVETSPGQLTMRVTRVADGADCLVGEAEITC, encoded by the coding sequence ATGCTTGATCTGCAAGAGGTCTGGGTGCCAAGCCAGGCGGAGTTTGATGCCTTCGCCGCCGTATCCGGTGATGACAACGCAATCCATGTCGATCCGGATTTTTGCGCCGCTACTACATTTGGGCGCACCGTCAGCCATGGCATGCTGATCTACAGCAAGCTGTGGGGCATGCTGAAACGCCATGATGCAAGCCTCAGGCAGGTCAGCCAATCGATGATGTTTCCAAATCCGGCCTTCACTGGGGAGGCACTGGATCTGCGCATCGTGGAAACCAGCCCGGGCCAGTTGACCATGCGGGTGACCCGCGTGGCCGATGGGGCGGACTGTCTGGTCGGGGAGGCCGAAATCACATGTTGA
- a CDS encoding phosphate acetyltransferase, translated as MLSLGQFAEVTRSYSAADLQAYQRLSGAVGDSVPEPLIAGLFSYLLGVKLPGSGTNYLKQELAFKAPAPLATPLTARVEITRLRADKHLVDLWASCTAPDGTVICEGRSLVKAKDVQGAFAA; from the coding sequence ATGTTGAGCCTTGGACAGTTTGCCGAAGTCACCCGCAGCTATAGCGCCGCAGACCTGCAGGCCTATCAACGCCTCAGCGGGGCGGTGGGCGACAGTGTGCCTGAGCCCCTGATCGCGGGTCTGTTTTCTTACTTGTTGGGCGTCAAACTGCCGGGATCCGGCACCAACTACCTAAAGCAGGAACTGGCGTTCAAAGCGCCCGCACCTCTGGCGACACCCCTGACGGCGCGGGTGGAGATCACTCGCCTCAGGGCCGACAAACATCTGGTTGATCTTTGGGCTAGCTGTACGGCGCCGGATGGCACGGTGATCTGCGAAGGGCGCAGTTTGGTAAAGGCCAAGGACGTGCAGGGCGCTTTTGCCGCCTAG
- a CDS encoding cytochrome P450: protein MHNLQPNPSAALPVTHLTEEAITAMSVPQLLRLRQDTPILRCGSNALLLTGHREVKEALEHPDLICTPPRQQGVAQSPELANLYDRLTNTKAAIEQTVLQEAHLHCLHEHNTLLPQIASDIIRQQNPPQSSLDYAALIDRFVFAALCQFTGLPASEAPRYQAMLEGLTIAEQTGDQVTVESVAMFHADLQDWAAATMPEQQGLLAALQHRKLTPEQAADCALGVFVTGIQFTAAALKHLVATLGATPSLAQQLNNDSSTLIQEILRLTPPQPMLKRAAARSITLCGVEVEADTAVFLSLAAANRDPKVFSQPDQLRSRGASSGSLTFHDGTHRCASALLSFNMISALLTQLSAELTRAPQ, encoded by the coding sequence ATGCACAACCTCCAGCCTAATCCATCTGCCGCCCTACCGGTGACCCATCTCACCGAAGAGGCGATCACCGCGATGAGCGTGCCGCAACTGCTGCGCCTGCGTCAGGACACGCCCATTCTGCGCTGCGGCAGCAACGCCCTGCTGCTGACCGGCCATCGTGAGGTGAAAGAGGCTTTGGAACATCCGGACCTCATTTGCACGCCCCCGCGGCAGCAGGGCGTTGCGCAATCGCCAGAACTCGCCAACCTCTACGACCGCCTGACCAATACCAAAGCCGCCATTGAACAGACCGTCCTGCAAGAGGCCCATCTGCACTGCCTGCACGAGCATAACACGCTGCTGCCGCAGATCGCCTCAGACATCATTCGACAACAGAACCCACCGCAGTCGTCACTGGATTATGCCGCGCTGATTGATCGCTTTGTCTTTGCTGCGCTGTGTCAATTTACAGGGCTGCCCGCCAGCGAGGCACCGCGATATCAGGCAATGCTGGAGGGGCTGACCATCGCCGAGCAGACCGGCGATCAGGTGACCGTTGAAAGCGTGGCGATGTTCCATGCTGATCTGCAAGACTGGGCCGCCGCCACGATGCCTGAACAGCAAGGCCTGTTGGCCGCCCTGCAACATCGCAAACTGACACCGGAACAGGCGGCCGATTGTGCGCTGGGTGTTTTTGTGACTGGCATTCAATTCACCGCAGCGGCGCTCAAACATCTGGTGGCCACGCTGGGCGCAACCCCATCGCTGGCGCAACAGCTAAACAATGACAGCAGCACCTTGATCCAAGAGATTTTGCGCCTGACGCCACCACAGCCCATGCTGAAACGTGCCGCTGCCAGATCGATCACGCTGTGTGGTGTTGAGGTCGAAGCCGATACAGCGGTTTTCCTGTCCCTCGCCGCAGCAAACCGCGATCCCAAGGTGTTTTCGCAGCCAGATCAGCTGCGGTCACGCGGCGCATCCTCAGGTTCTTTGACCTTCCACGACGGGACGCATCGCTGCGCCAGCGCGCTGTTGTCGTTCAACATGATCTCAGCCTTGCTGACCCAGCTGTCCGCCGAACTGACGCGGGCGCCACAGTAA
- a CDS encoding GntR family transcriptional regulator translates to MAETGARDRHEAIHHELRRRICLLDYPPGMKLSETELAEDFGVSRTPLRRALARLEDEGLLQSQHGVGTFVTDASLAELEQVYQLRLELVELTGRLDPIPADAAYRARFDALLQRSADIVDSGTARVFTEFDIEVFQTLLELIGNQPLRQVQERLYYQTKRIWLTLAMQAKLDLQEEFRIFHHELEAISLALDAQDPAALAQLQRAHISMSFKRLQQASPG, encoded by the coding sequence ATGGCAGAAACCGGCGCGCGTGACAGGCATGAGGCGATCCATCATGAGCTCCGCCGGCGTATCTGCCTGCTGGACTACCCGCCGGGCATGAAACTGTCTGAGACGGAGCTGGCCGAAGACTTCGGCGTTTCCCGCACCCCGCTGCGCCGGGCGCTGGCCCGGTTGGAAGACGAAGGGCTGCTGCAGTCCCAACACGGTGTGGGCACCTTTGTGACCGATGCCAGCCTTGCCGAACTGGAACAGGTCTACCAACTCCGGCTGGAGCTGGTGGAGCTGACCGGCCGTCTGGACCCGATCCCGGCTGACGCGGCCTATCGCGCCCGCTTTGATGCGCTGTTGCAGCGCAGTGCAGACATTGTTGATAGCGGCACTGCACGTGTCTTTACCGAGTTTGACATTGAGGTATTCCAGACCCTGTTGGAGCTGATCGGCAATCAGCCCCTGCGGCAGGTGCAGGAACGGCTCTATTATCAAACCAAACGGATCTGGCTGACCTTGGCGATGCAGGCCAAACTGGACCTGCAGGAAGAGTTCCGCATTTTCCATCATGAACTCGAAGCAATCTCACTTGCGCTGGATGCACAGGATCCGGCCGCTTTGGCGCAGTTGCAACGGGCCCATATCTCGATGAGCTTCAAACGCTTGCAGCAGGCCAGTCCCGGCTAG
- the argE gene encoding acetylornithine deacetylase encodes MTTLARTKEILADLIAFPSVSADENLDLIAYAAGLLEEVGAKVDHILSPCGTKANLFATLGPEQDGGILLSGHSDVVPVSDQQWQTDPFEMVERDGRLYGRGTCDMKGFIAATLAMAPLFARRVADRPVHFAFTYDEEIGCFGAQHLGQVLADRGLTPGIAIIGEPTEMRIIEGHKGCYEYSTHFHGLAGHGSLPDQGVNAVEYASRYVAKILELKDRLRAMAPETSRFDPPWTTINVGALNGGVANNVIPSTARIDWEMRPVQTSDADFVKSELQRYCDDTLQPAMRAVHPDARIDLEVIAEVAGLTPTDDNEAKRIVAELTGANGADLVAFGTEAGIFQALGTDVIVCGPGSIEQAHKADEYLALDQLQHCLSMLEKLGHRLGN; translated from the coding sequence ATGACAACGCTTGCGCGCACCAAGGAGATTCTGGCCGATCTGATCGCTTTCCCTTCGGTTTCGGCGGACGAGAACCTTGATCTGATCGCCTATGCGGCCGGTCTGCTGGAAGAGGTCGGCGCCAAGGTTGACCATATCCTGTCCCCCTGCGGGACCAAGGCCAACCTCTTTGCCACTTTGGGGCCGGAACAGGACGGTGGCATCCTGCTGTCGGGCCATTCCGACGTTGTGCCGGTCAGCGATCAGCAGTGGCAGACCGATCCGTTCGAAATGGTCGAACGGGACGGCCGGCTTTACGGGCGCGGCACCTGCGATATGAAGGGCTTTATCGCCGCCACCCTGGCCATGGCGCCGCTATTTGCACGGCGGGTGGCCGACAGGCCGGTGCATTTCGCCTTCACCTATGATGAGGAAATCGGCTGTTTCGGGGCGCAGCATCTGGGGCAGGTTCTGGCAGACCGCGGCCTCACCCCCGGCATCGCCATCATCGGTGAGCCGACAGAAATGCGGATCATTGAGGGACACAAGGGCTGCTATGAGTACAGCACCCATTTTCACGGGCTTGCCGGCCATGGCTCCCTGCCGGATCAGGGCGTCAACGCGGTGGAATACGCCAGCCGCTATGTGGCCAAAATCCTGGAACTGAAGGATCGGTTGCGCGCGATGGCGCCAGAAACCAGCCGATTTGACCCGCCCTGGACAACCATCAATGTCGGCGCGCTGAACGGTGGGGTGGCCAATAACGTGATCCCCTCCACCGCCCGCATCGATTGGGAAATGCGCCCGGTGCAGACCAGCGACGCGGATTTTGTGAAATCAGAACTGCAACGCTATTGCGATGACACGCTGCAGCCTGCGATGCGTGCCGTACATCCCGACGCCCGGATCGATCTGGAGGTGATCGCCGAAGTGGCCGGGCTAACCCCCACGGACGATAACGAAGCCAAACGGATCGTCGCCGAGCTGACAGGGGCCAATGGCGCAGATCTGGTTGCGTTTGGCACCGAGGCGGGTATCTTCCAAGCATTGGGAACAGATGTGATTGTATGCGGCCCCGGCTCCATTGAGCAGGCGCATAAGGCAGATGAATATCTGGCGTTGGACCAGCTTCAGCACTGCCTGTCCATGTTGGAAAAACTGGGGCATCGATTAGGGAACTGA
- a CDS encoding M24 family metallopeptidase, protein MTLKDLPFSRTEYDRRIAKTRAAMVAAGLDLIFVTDPSNQAWLTGYDGWSFYVHQGVLLGLEGDPIWWGRYMDSVGANRTCWMAPSHVHGYGDEYVQSTERHPMQDLAGHIKALGAEGKRIGVEMENYYYSAKAHAVLVEELPGATFCDATALVNWQRLVKSGEEISFIRKAARITDKVIHTALERAEPGLRKNDLVAEIYHAGIKGVDDIWGDYPAIVPLTPSGLDATAAHLTWNGAPMKSGEATFFELSGCYRRYHAPLSRTVYLGTPPVEMLAAEAAQLEGIAVGLEAAKAGNRTCDIANAFMDVLAKHGIERSGRMGYPIGLSYPPDWGERTASIRTEDTTVLEPGMTFHFMPALWMDSWGLETTETILITEGGAAEPLCSVDRKLFVKP, encoded by the coding sequence ATGACACTCAAAGATCTGCCTTTCAGCCGCACCGAATATGACCGACGCATTGCCAAGACCCGCGCCGCGATGGTTGCGGCAGGTCTGGACCTGATCTTTGTCACCGATCCCTCCAATCAGGCCTGGCTGACCGGCTATGATGGCTGGTCTTTCTACGTGCATCAGGGTGTGTTGCTGGGCTTGGAAGGCGATCCGATTTGGTGGGGCCGCTATATGGACAGTGTGGGCGCCAATCGCACCTGCTGGATGGCGCCAAGCCATGTGCACGGCTATGGCGATGAATATGTGCAGTCCACCGAGCGCCATCCAATGCAGGACCTGGCCGGTCATATCAAGGCTCTCGGCGCTGAGGGCAAACGCATCGGCGTCGAGATGGAGAATTACTATTACTCGGCCAAGGCCCATGCGGTTCTGGTGGAGGAACTGCCGGGCGCAACCTTCTGTGACGCCACCGCCTTGGTGAACTGGCAGCGTCTGGTGAAATCCGGGGAGGAAATCAGCTTCATCCGCAAGGCGGCGCGGATCACCGATAAGGTCATCCATACAGCGCTTGAACGGGCCGAGCCGGGGCTGCGCAAGAACGATCTGGTGGCCGAGATTTACCATGCCGGCATCAAAGGGGTGGATGACATCTGGGGCGATTACCCCGCCATCGTGCCGCTGACGCCCTCGGGCCTGGATGCCACCGCCGCCCACCTGACCTGGAACGGGGCGCCGATGAAATCAGGGGAGGCCACCTTCTTTGAGCTTTCGGGCTGTTATCGCCGCTATCACGCCCCGCTCAGCCGTACGGTTTATCTTGGCACCCCACCGGTTGAGATGCTGGCGGCGGAGGCGGCGCAGCTTGAAGGCATTGCCGTCGGGTTGGAGGCCGCCAAGGCCGGCAACCGCACCTGCGATATCGCCAATGCCTTTATGGATGTGCTGGCGAAACATGGGATCGAACGCTCGGGACGGATGGGATATCCGATCGGCCTCAGCTACCCGCCCGATTGGGGTGAGCGCACGGCCTCCATCCGGACCGAAGACACCACCGTGCTGGAGCCGGGGATGACCTTCCACTTCATGCCAGCGCTCTGGATGGACAGCTGGGGGCTGGAAACAACCGAAACCATTCTGATCACCGAAGGCGGCGCTGCGGAGCCGCTCTGTTCAGTTGACCGCAAACTGTTTGTCAAACCATGA
- a CDS encoding Lrp/AsnC family transcriptional regulator: protein MQLDDRDIAILQVLTQEGRITKTALADRIGLSPTPCWDRLKKLEQAGLIEGYGARINLKKLGPHVTIFVVAELQDHTAASFRSFEAALQRYDEVTGAWALGGGFDYLFQVVTPDIDAYQRLMDTMLEARIGLARYFTYVVTKPVKGQGLPPLELLLSSARGGE from the coding sequence ATGCAGCTAGATGACCGAGATATCGCAATTTTGCAGGTGCTCACCCAAGAAGGGCGCATCACCAAAACCGCTCTGGCGGATCGAATCGGCCTGTCGCCCACGCCCTGCTGGGACCGCCTGAAAAAACTGGAACAGGCCGGCCTGATCGAAGGCTACGGCGCGCGTATCAACCTCAAGAAGCTGGGCCCCCATGTGACCATTTTTGTGGTGGCGGAATTGCAGGATCATACTGCCGCTAGTTTCCGCAGTTTTGAGGCGGCGCTGCAGCGCTATGACGAGGTCACCGGCGCCTGGGCGCTGGGGGGCGGGTTTGACTATCTGTTTCAGGTCGTGACCCCGGACATCGATGCCTATCAGCGGCTGATGGATACCATGCTGGAGGCGCGGATCGGTCTGGCGCGCTATTTCACCTATGTGGTCACGAAACCGGTCAAGGGGCAGGGGCTGCCGCCGCTGGAACTGCTGCTTTCCTCTGCGCGAGGCGGGGAATGA
- a CDS encoding NAD-dependent succinate-semialdehyde dehydrogenase, whose translation MDHKDLITAAGITDKTLMRSFSYINGKWCAASDGATFPVTDSADGAVVGEVASLSASGAAGAVDAAQAAFSAWSQLLPQDRAAILRRWGALQLEHREDLARLMVIEQGKPLSEARGEIDYGAGFVEFYAEEAKRPNIEGVTSHLPDAEVELWREPVGVAALITPWNFPSAMLTRKAAAALAAGCTAVCHPCAETPFSALALAELAERAGIPAGVFNVVTGDAPTIVKPWTEDARVRALSFTGSTEVGKLLYRQSSQTVKTLVMELGGHAPVIVFDDADLDCAVAETIKAKFATTGQDCLGANRIYVDRAIYPEFCGKFTEATKALTLAPGMEDADLGPMMNEKAVAKQVEHVADALAKGARLTCGGKRDPLGPLFYQATVLVDVPEDALILREETFGPVAAILPFDSEEEVIAKANDTEYGLVAYVHSQDPRRIYRTSRALQFGMVAVNRTKVTGAPIPFGGTKQSGLGREGARQGMEAFTEIKYLCRDWGQPRVGQ comes from the coding sequence ATGGACCACAAGGATCTGATCACCGCTGCGGGCATCACGGATAAGACCCTGATGCGCAGCTTTTCTTACATCAACGGCAAATGGTGCGCCGCCTCTGATGGCGCGACGTTTCCTGTAACCGATTCGGCGGATGGCGCGGTTGTGGGTGAGGTTGCCAGCCTATCGGCGTCCGGGGCCGCGGGTGCCGTAGATGCGGCGCAGGCGGCTTTCTCAGCGTGGTCACAACTGCTGCCGCAAGACCGTGCCGCAATCCTGCGCCGCTGGGGCGCGCTGCAGCTGGAACATCGCGAAGACCTTGCCCGTCTGATGGTGATCGAACAGGGCAAACCCCTGTCCGAAGCCCGGGGGGAGATCGATTATGGCGCGGGGTTTGTGGAGTTCTACGCCGAAGAGGCCAAACGCCCCAACATTGAAGGTGTGACCAGCCATCTGCCCGATGCCGAGGTTGAGCTGTGGCGCGAACCCGTCGGCGTTGCCGCGCTGATCACCCCGTGGAATTTCCCCTCAGCCATGTTGACGCGCAAAGCCGCCGCTGCACTGGCGGCGGGCTGCACTGCGGTCTGCCATCCCTGCGCAGAAACCCCGTTCAGCGCGCTGGCCTTGGCGGAACTGGCCGAACGGGCGGGCATCCCCGCCGGTGTGTTCAACGTGGTGACGGGCGATGCGCCCACCATCGTGAAACCCTGGACCGAAGACGCCCGCGTCCGCGCCCTGTCGTTCACCGGTTCCACGGAGGTGGGTAAACTGCTTTACCGCCAGTCCTCGCAGACCGTGAAGACACTGGTGATGGAACTGGGGGGCCATGCGCCGGTGATCGTTTTTGACGATGCCGATCTGGACTGCGCCGTTGCCGAAACGATCAAGGCCAAATTTGCCACCACCGGTCAGGACTGCCTGGGGGCAAACCGCATCTATGTGGACCGCGCGATCTATCCTGAATTCTGCGGCAAGTTCACAGAAGCCACCAAGGCGCTGACCCTCGCGCCGGGGATGGAGGACGCTGACCTCGGCCCAATGATGAACGAAAAGGCGGTGGCCAAGCAGGTAGAACACGTCGCCGACGCCTTGGCCAAAGGCGCGCGTCTGACCTGTGGCGGTAAACGCGACCCGCTGGGGCCGCTGTTCTATCAGGCAACCGTTCTGGTGGATGTGCCCGAGGATGCCCTGATCCTGCGCGAAGAGACCTTTGGCCCCGTTGCGGCGATCCTGCCCTTTGACAGCGAAGAAGAGGTCATCGCCAAGGCCAATGACACCGAATACGGCCTTGTTGCCTATGTCCACAGTCAGGATCCCCGCCGGATCTACCGCACCTCGCGCGCGCTGCAGTTTGGCATGGTGGCGGTCAATCGCACCAAGGTCACCGGCGCGCCGATCCCCTTTGGCGGCACCAAACAGTCGGGGCTGGGCCGTGAAGGCGCCCGTCAGGGCATGGAGGCCTTTACCGAGATCAAATACCTCTGCCGCGACTGGGGGCAACCCCGCGTTGGCCAATGA
- a CDS encoding aspartate aminotransferase family protein, giving the protein MLKNDQLAEWDRDNFFHPSTALGAFARGELDNRVVKIASGVFIEDREGNKLLDAFAGLYCVNVGYGRQDIAEAIADQARELAYYHSYVGHGTEASITLSKMILDRAPDNMSKVYFGLGGSDANETNVKLIWYYNNILGRPEKKKIISRWRGYHGSGLVTGSLTGLELFHKKFDLPVEQVIHTEAPYYFRRDDLDMSEEQFVAHCASELEALIEREGADTIAAFIGEPVLGTGGIVPPPAGYWAAIQAVLKKHDILLIADEVVTGFGRLGSMFGSEHYGIEPDIITIAKGLTSAYAPLSGSIVSDKVWAVLEKGTDENGPIGHGWTYSAHPIGAAAGVANLKLLDELNLVSNAGEVGAYLNKSMAEALGEHANVGDIRGEGMLCAVEFVKDRESRTFFDAADKIGPQIAAKLLEQDKVIARAMPQGDILGFAPPFCLTKDEADTVVAATARAVKAVLG; this is encoded by the coding sequence ATGTTGAAAAACGATCAGCTGGCGGAATGGGACCGCGATAACTTCTTCCACCCCTCGACCGCTCTGGGCGCCTTTGCCCGGGGCGAGTTGGACAACCGCGTGGTGAAAATCGCATCGGGCGTGTTCATCGAGGACCGTGAAGGCAACAAACTGCTGGATGCTTTTGCGGGCCTCTACTGCGTGAATGTCGGCTATGGCCGTCAGGACATCGCCGAAGCCATTGCCGATCAGGCGCGCGAATTGGCCTATTATCATTCCTACGTGGGCCACGGCACCGAAGCCTCGATCACCCTGTCGAAGATGATCCTCGACCGTGCGCCGGACAATATGTCGAAGGTGTATTTTGGTCTGGGTGGTTCTGACGCGAATGAAACCAACGTCAAGCTTATCTGGTATTACAACAACATCCTGGGCCGTCCTGAGAAGAAGAAGATCATCTCGCGCTGGCGCGGCTATCACGGGTCCGGTCTGGTCACAGGGTCGCTGACGGGGTTGGAGCTGTTTCATAAGAAGTTTGATCTGCCTGTTGAACAAGTGATCCACACTGAGGCGCCGTATTACTTCCGCCGCGATGATCTGGACATGTCTGAAGAGCAGTTCGTGGCCCATTGCGCGTCTGAACTGGAGGCCCTGATCGAGCGTGAAGGGGCCGACACCATCGCCGCCTTCATCGGCGAGCCGGTTCTGGGCACCGGCGGCATTGTACCGCCGCCCGCAGGCTACTGGGCGGCCATTCAGGCCGTGTTGAAGAAACACGATATTCTGCTGATTGCCGATGAGGTGGTCACCGGTTTTGGCCGTCTGGGCAGCATGTTCGGCTCGGAACATTACGGGATTGAGCCTGACATCATCACCATCGCCAAAGGCCTGACCTCGGCCTATGCGCCGCTGTCGGGGTCCATCGTCAGCGATAAGGTCTGGGCCGTGCTTGAAAAAGGTACCGATGAAAACGGCCCGATCGGTCACGGCTGGACCTACTCGGCGCATCCGATCGGGGCGGCGGCGGGTGTTGCCAACCTCAAACTGCTGGATGAGCTGAACCTTGTCAGCAATGCGGGTGAGGTTGGGGCCTACCTGAACAAATCCATGGCTGAGGCGCTGGGCGAACACGCCAACGTTGGGGATATTCGCGGTGAAGGTATGCTTTGCGCCGTGGAATTTGTGAAAGACCGCGAAAGCCGGACCTTCTTTGATGCCGCAGACAAAATCGGCCCGCAGATCGCCGCCAAACTGCTGGAGCAGGATAAGGTCATCGCCCGCGCCATGCCGCAGGGAGATATCCTGGGCTTTGCACCGCCGTTCTGCCTGACCAAGGATGAAGCTGACACTGTGGTTGCGGCCACGGCCCGCGCGGTGAAGGCCGTGCTGGGGTAA
- a CDS encoding alkylphosphonate utilization protein: MSCAVCGATEQLETITVAPREDEVQLCATCRDGLTSDLQDIPHWRCLNEAIWSTEPAVQVLAWRFLNRLPAAWARDLLDIAYLEPEVLTWAEAGLEQVPDVIHRDSNGAVLAAGDTVVLIKDLPVKGAGFTAKRGTAVRNISLVADNETHIEGRVEGQRIVILTQFVKKS, translated from the coding sequence ATGAGCTGTGCAGTTTGCGGAGCCACCGAACAGTTGGAAACCATCACCGTTGCGCCGCGCGAAGATGAGGTGCAACTTTGCGCCACGTGTCGCGATGGCCTTACCTCTGACCTGCAGGATATTCCCCATTGGCGTTGTCTGAATGAAGCGATCTGGTCAACGGAGCCTGCAGTACAGGTGCTGGCCTGGCGGTTTTTGAACCGTTTGCCCGCTGCCTGGGCACGGGACCTTCTGGACATCGCCTATCTGGAGCCTGAGGTGCTGACCTGGGCTGAGGCCGGGCTGGAGCAGGTGCCTGACGTTATCCACCGTGACAGCAACGGCGCGGTATTGGCGGCTGGCGATACGGTGGTGCTGATCAAGGACCTGCCAGTGAAAGGCGCGGGCTTTACTGCCAAACGTGGCACCGCTGTGCGCAATATCTCATTGGTGGCCGACAATGAGACGCATATTGAAGGCCGGGTTGAGGGCCAGCGGATTGTGATCCTCACCCAGTTTGTAAAGAAAAGCTGA